Proteins encoded within one genomic window of Pongo pygmaeus isolate AG05252 chromosome 4, NHGRI_mPonPyg2-v2.0_pri, whole genome shotgun sequence:
- the IL5 gene encoding interleukin-5 — translation MLLHLSLLALGAAYVYAIPTEIPTSALVKETLALLSTHRTLLIANETLRIPVPVHKNHQLCTEEIFQGIGTLESQTVQGGTVERLFKNLSLIKKYIDGQKKKCGEERRRVNQFLDYLQEFLGVMNTEWVIES, via the exons ATGCTTCTGCATTTGAGTTTGCTAGCTCTTGGAGCTGCCTATGTATATGCCATCCCCACAGAAATTCCCACAAGTGCATTGGTGAAAGAGACCTTGGCACTGCTTTCTACTCATCGAACTCTGCTGATAGCCAATGAG acTCTGAGGATTCCTGTTCCTGTACataaaaat CACCAACTGTGCACTGAAGAAATCTTTCAGGGAATAGGCACACTGGAGAGTCAAACTGTGCAAGGGGGTACTGTGGAAAGACTATTCAAAAACTTGTctttaataaagaaatacattGACGGCCAAAAA AAAAAGTGTGGAGAAGAAAGACGGAGAGTAAACCAATTCTTAGACTACCTGCAAGAGTTTCTTGGTGTAATGAACACCGAGTGGGTAATAGAAAGTTGA